A region from the Arthrobacter roseus genome encodes:
- a CDS encoding MerR family transcriptional regulator — protein MSPKGDATERSRDAATSVSASTQGLLFTEDLPVLDEDAGYRGPTACKAAGITYRQLDYWARTGLVEPAVRGASGSGSHRLYGFRDILVLKVVKRLLDTGVSLQQIRSAVEHLRDRGVEDLAQITLMSDGASVYECTSADEVIDLVQGGQGVFGIAVGRVWREVEGSLAQLPSEHAEETATAEDELSKRRAARKVG, from the coding sequence GTGAGTCCCAAGGGCGACGCCACCGAGCGTTCACGAGATGCGGCCACTTCGGTCTCCGCTAGTACCCAAGGCCTTCTCTTCACAGAAGACCTCCCTGTTTTGGATGAGGATGCCGGCTACCGCGGCCCAACGGCATGCAAAGCCGCTGGTATCACCTACCGCCAATTAGACTACTGGGCACGTACCGGCCTCGTGGAACCGGCCGTACGCGGCGCCTCCGGGTCTGGCTCCCATCGGCTCTACGGATTCCGTGACATTCTGGTTCTGAAAGTCGTCAAACGACTCCTCGATACTGGCGTATCCCTTCAACAGATCAGAAGTGCGGTCGAACATCTGCGCGATCGCGGAGTCGAAGATCTTGCGCAGATCACTTTGATGAGTGATGGTGCCAGCGTCTACGAGTGCACGTCAGCGGACGAGGTCATCGACCTCGTCCAAGGTGGACAAGGGGTCTTTGGCATTGCTGTCGGCCGGGTGTGGCGCGAAGTGGAGGGCAGCCTTGCCCAGCTTCCCAGCGAACATGCCGAGGAGACAGCGACGGCCGAAGACGAACTCAGCAAGCGTCGCGCAGCTCGCAAGGTGGGCTAG
- a CDS encoding bifunctional nuclease domain-containing protein, producing MLEVEVVGVRIELPSNQPLVLLKERQGQRHLPIWIGAHEASAIAFVQQGITPPRPMTHDLLVNLLDATGQKLTEVRVVAVHDTVFHATLVLENGTTVESRASDAIAIALRVPCPIMCAQDVMDEAGVEVYADAESENGVETPEQAEHELRKFREFLADVEPEDFEK from the coding sequence GTGCTGGAAGTAGAAGTAGTAGGAGTACGGATCGAGTTGCCCTCCAACCAGCCCTTGGTGCTCCTGAAAGAACGGCAGGGACAAAGGCATTTGCCCATATGGATCGGGGCCCACGAGGCCAGTGCTATCGCCTTCGTCCAACAGGGAATTACACCTCCACGGCCCATGACACACGACCTATTGGTCAACCTGTTGGACGCCACCGGCCAGAAACTCACCGAAGTACGCGTCGTCGCTGTTCATGACACCGTCTTCCACGCAACTTTGGTCCTTGAGAACGGCACAACTGTTGAATCCCGTGCCTCCGACGCCATCGCGATTGCACTCAGAGTCCCGTGCCCCATCATGTGTGCCCAGGACGTCATGGACGAAGCCGGTGTGGAAGTGTACGCCGATGCGGAGAGCGAAAACGGTGTTGAAACACCTGAACAGGCAGAACACGAATTGAGAAAATTCCGAGAGTTCCTTGCAGACGTGGAACCAGAAGACTTCGAAAAATAG